Proteins encoded in a region of the Vicia villosa cultivar HV-30 ecotype Madison, WI linkage group LG5, Vvil1.0, whole genome shotgun sequence genome:
- the LOC131601040 gene encoding D-3-phosphoglycerate dehydrogenase 2, chloroplastic-like encodes MASSASTKSIFPSPLFSSSSSSSSESRSSKISNLSFLSSNTFGTKSNNSNNIKLSCQQQQRCFVVNSVLKTVDQTKQTAQTISDNNVVVGNEKPTILVSEKLGEAGLQVLRKLGNVVCAYDLSPEDLCTKISICDALIVRSGTKVTRKVFEAGKGKLKVVGRAGVGIDNVDLQAATEFGCLVVNAPTANTIAAAEHGIALLAAMARNVSQADASLKAGKWLRSKYVGVSMVGKTLAVMGFGKVGSEVARRAKGLGMNVIAHDPYAPADRARAAGVELVSFDQAITTADFISLHMPLTPTTNKVFNDNAFAKMKKGVRIINVARGGVIDEDALVRALDSGTVAQAALDVFTEEPPAKDSKLVQHENVIATPHLGASTKEAQEGVAIEIAEAVVGALNGELSATAVNAPMVAPEVLSELAPYVALAEKLGRLAVQLVSGGSGIQSIKVVYRSARGPDNLDTRLLRAMIIKGIIEPISNTIVNLVNADYIAKQRGLRISEEKVAVDSSLEQPVESIQIQISNVESKFASAVSEGQISIDGKVKSGTPHLTCVGSFGVDVSLEGNLILCRQTDQPGMIGRVGNILGEQNVNVSFMSVGRTSRRQKAIMAIGVDEEPNKEALDNIGAVPAIEEFVFLKL; translated from the exons ATGGCCTCTTCAGCTTCTACCAAATCAATCTTCCCTTCACCTTtgttctcttcttcttcatcatcatcttcagaaTCAAGATCTTCAAAAATCTCCAATCTTTCATTCCTAAGCTCCAACACTTTTGGAACCAAatccaacaacagcaacaacattaAACTTTCatgtcaacaacaacaacgttgTTTTGTGGTcaacagtgttttaaaaaccgttgaccaaacaaaacaaacagcACAAACCATTTCCGACAACAACGTTGTTGTTGGGAATGAAAAACCAACGATCTTGGTCTCCGAGAAGCTTGGAGAAGCAGGTTTACAAGTGTTGAGGAAACTAGGAAACGTGGTTTGTGCTTATGACCTTTCACCTGAAGATCTTTGCACCAAGATCTCTATCTGTGATGCTTTGATTGTGAGAAGTGGTACCAAAGTTACGAGGAAAGTGTTTGAAGCTGGTAAAGGGAAGTTGAAAGTTGTTGGTAGAGCTGGTGTTGGGATTGATAATGTGGATCTACAAGCTGCTACTGAATTTGGTTGTCTTGTTGTGAATGCTCCAACTGCTAATACCATTGCTGCTGCAGAACATGGAATTGCACTCCTTGCTGCTATGGCTCGTAATGTTTCTCAGGCTGATGCTTCCCTCAAAGCCG GAAAATGGCTAAGAAGCAAGTATGTGGGAGTATCAATGGTTGGAAAAACATTAGCAGTAATGGGATTTGGAAAAGTTGGATCTGAAGTTGCGAGACGTGCAAAAGGGTTAGGAATGAATGTGATAGCTCACGATCCTTATGCTCCAGCTGATAGAGCACGAGCTGCTGGTGTGGAATTGGTTTCATTTGATCAAGCAATCACAACTGCTGATTTCATCTCACTTCACATGCCTCTCACTCCAACTACTAACAAAGTTTTTAATGACAACGCTTTTGCTAAGATGAAGAAAGGTGTGAGAATCATCAATGTTGCTAGAGGTGGTGTTATTGATGAAGATGCTTTAGTCAGAGCACTTGATAGCGGAACCGTTGCTCAG GCAGCGCTTGACGTGTTCACCGAGGAGCCTCCGGCCAAAGACAGTAAGTTAGTGCAACATGAGAATGTGATTGCTACACCTCATCTTGGAGCCAGCACCAAAGAAGCACAg GAAGGTGTGGCTATTGAAATAGCAGAAGCTGTTGTTGGTGCATTGAATGGTGAACTTTCAGCAACTGCTGTCAATGCTCCTATGGTTGCTCCAGAG GTGTTATCAGAACTGGCTCCATATGTTGCTTTGGCTGAGAAGCTAGGGCGGTTAGCAGTGCAGTTGGTATCTGGAGGAAGCGGAATCCAGTCGATCAAAGTGGTTTACCGATCGGCTAGGGGCCCTGACAATCTAGATACTAGACTACTCCGTGCCATGATCATAAAAGGCATCATTGAACCCATATCGAACACAATTGTCAACCTTGTTAACGCGGATTACATTGCGAAGCAAAGAGGCCTTCGCATAAGTGAGGAGAAAGTCGCGGTTGATTCGTCtcttgagcaacctgttgagtcAATCCAGATACAGATATCGAATGTGGAGTCCAAATTCGCTAGTGCTGTATCCGAGGGTCAGATAAGCATTGATGGAAAAGTGAAGTCTGGTACACCTCATCTTACATGTGTTGGATCTTTCGGTGTCGATGTGAGCTTAGAAGGGAATCTGATTTTGTGCAGACAGACCGATCAACCTGGGATGATCGGTCGTGTCGGAAACATATTGGGCGAACAAAATGTTAATGTGAGCTTTATGAGTGTCGGAAGAACATCTCGCCGCCAGAAAGCTATTATGGCTATCGGTGTCGATGAAGAACCGAACAAGGAAGCTCTTGACAACATTGGAGCTGTCCCTGCCATTGAGGAGTTTGTGTTTCTCAAGCTTTAG